A single Paenibacillus sp. FSL R5-0517 DNA region contains:
- a CDS encoding DUF1064 domain-containing protein: protein MNKYNATKVIVTEDGTLFTEWIVKKHSLDVTGKRFDSVAEGEYYQLLLQQRKYGEIKDFECHPKFILQEKPKITYIADFLVTELDDRQRVVDIKGVETSTFRVKLRLFQAKYPTLPIDILVKKRGEFIPLAQYKKEKSARKRVANALKKRADEGRKQNENQTYRNQKRGR from the coding sequence ATGAACAAATACAATGCAACCAAAGTGATTGTTACTGAAGACGGAACTTTGTTCACGGAATGGATCGTTAAAAAACATAGTCTTGATGTAACCGGTAAACGATTCGACAGCGTTGCGGAGGGGGAGTACTATCAGCTGCTTCTCCAGCAACGGAAGTATGGGGAGATCAAAGACTTTGAATGTCATCCTAAGTTTATTCTACAAGAGAAGCCAAAGATCACTTACATTGCTGATTTTTTGGTAACTGAGTTGGATGATAGGCAGCGGGTGGTAGATATAAAAGGAGTGGAGACCTCCACATTCCGAGTCAAACTGAGACTATTCCAAGCTAAATATCCGACTTTACCAATAGATATACTTGTTAAAAAGCGCGGAGAATTCATTCCTCTCGCACAATACAAGAAGGAAAAATCAGCGCGTAAACGAGTGGCGAATGCACTTAAAAAACGAGCAGATGAAGGGAGAAAGCAAAATGAAAATCAAACATACCGTAATCAAAAACGAGGACGTTAA